CGGCCCGGCCCCATCCAGGGGCAGTCCGTGCACCCGTACATCGAGCGCTCCCGGGGGCGTCAGCCCGTCACCTACCTGCACCCGCTGCTGGAGCCGTCGTTGAAGCGCACCCTCGGGGTGCCGCTGTTCCAGGAGCAGCTCATGCAGATGGCGATCGACGTCGCCGGGTTCACCCCCGCGGAGTCGGACCGGCTGCGCCGCGCCATGGGGTCGAAGCGGTCGGTGGAACGCATGGAGGCGCTGCGCGGGCGCCTGTACGCCGGGATGACGGAGCGCGGCGTCCCGCCCGACGTCCAGGAGCAGATCTACGACAAGCTCAAGGCGTTCGCGGACTTCGGGTTCCCCGAGTCGCACGCCTACTCGTTCGCGTTCCTCGTCTACGCCTCGGCGTGGCTCAAGGTGCACGCCCCCGAGGCGTTCTACGCCGGGCTGCTCGCCGCCCAGCCGATGGGGTTCTACTCCCCGGCGTCGCTGGTGGCCGACGCCCGCCGGCACGGGGTGCGCGTGCTGCGCCCGGACGTCAACGCGTCCACCGCGCTGGCCGGCGTCGAACGGACGGGGGAGGGCGACGGCCCGGCAGGTCCCGCCGCCGACGACGCCCCCACCACCGTCGACCGTGCCGACACGGCCCGTCCGGGGGAGCGGACGGGCCGTGACGACGAGAGCGCCGAGGGGAGCGACGGCCCGGGCGGGGTCGGCCTCGTCGCCCTGGACGTCGACCCGCACCTGGCCGTCCGGCTCGGGCTCGCCTCGGTGCGCGGGCTCGGCGACGACGTCGCCGAGCGGATGGCCGCCGCCCGGGCGGCCGACGGGCCGTTCCGTGACCTGCACGACCTCGTCCGCCGGGTCAACCTGACCACCGCCCGCCTGGAGGCGCTCGCCACCGCCGGCGCGCTGGCCTCGCTCGGCGTCACCCGCCGGGAAGGCCTGTGGGCCGCCGGCGCGCTCGGCCAGGAAGGGCCGGACACCCTGGCCGGGGTCAGCGTCGGGGTCGCCGCGCCACCCCTGCCGGACATGGACCCCCTGGAGGTGGACGTCGCCGACGCGTGGGCCACCGGCGTCACCCCCGGTTCGACCTCCCCGGTGGAGCACGTGCGCCCCGGCCTGGACCGCCAGGGCGTCCTCACGGTGGACGCCGCGACCCGCGTGGAGGAGGGCCGCCGCGTCGCCGTCGGCGGGGTCGTCACCCACCGCCAGCGCCCCGGCACCGCGGGCGGGGTGACGTTCCTGTCCCTGGAGGACGAGACGGGGCTCCTCAACGTCATCTGCTCGCCCGGCCTGTGGCGGCGCTACCGCACGGTGGCGCGCGGCGCCCCCGCCCTCGTGGTGCGGGGCCGGGTGGAGCGGGCCGACGGGTCGGTCAACCTGCTCGCCGAGCACCTCGCCGTGCTGCGTCTGCCGGTGACGACCCGCTCGCGGGACTTCCACTGACCCCGCCCGTCCGGCGGCGCTCGCGGCGACCGCGCGCGACCTCGGTCCCCAGGGCGTCGAGCGGCTGGGCGAACGGGTCGGTGAACGTCGCCAGCCAGGTGCGGGCGGCGTCGATCCCGGCGGGTTCGACGGCGTACAGCCGGCGGGTGCCGTCGGGGCGGACCCGCACCAGGCCGGCCTCGCGGAGCACCCGCAGGTGCTGGGACACGGCGGGCTGCGAGATGGCGGTGGCGGCCCGGACGGCGGCGACGAGGCTGCCCACGGTCGCCTCTCCCGCGTCGTGCAGCAGCAGGAGCAGGCGGCGGCGGACCGGGTCGCCCAGCGCGGCGAACACCGCGTCGGGCGACCCGGGCGCCGTCGTCGTCCGGGTGGTCACGTCACGCCTCGGGGACGGTCGTGTAGAAGGCGACGGTGCGCTCGGCCGCGGCGTGCGCGTCGGCGGGGTCGTCACCGTCGCCCACGGCGGCCTCGGCCCACCCGAGCGCGGACGCGCCGACGAAGGCCTTGCCCTCATCCGACACGGTCCAGGCCTGGGCGGCGGCCGGGTCGACGGCGTCCCCGGAGGCGAGGTGCAGGCCGAGGCCCATGAGCCCCAGGTCCCACCCGACGCCGACGGCGCCGGGACCGAACTGCTCCCAGAACTCCGGCTCGACCGGCGACTCGTGGACGAGCTCGAGCACGGTGCCGCCGTCGTGCGGGTGCAGGGTGACGGTCACCCAGGACACGCCGCCGCCCATCTCCCACGTGACGGCGAACGCCTCGGGCGCCTGGCAGCGCAGCACGGTGCCGCCGGCGTTGCCCTCGAGCTGGTACCGGCCGCCCTCGACGAGGTCGCCGCTGACGGGCAGGAACCAGCGGGGGATGCGGTCGGGGTCGGTCAGGGCGTCCCAGACGTCGCCGCGCGCGGCCGTGTAGTCGCGGCGGGCGACGGCGATCTTCGTCGGGCTGCCGTCGCGCTCGCCGCTGCGGACCTCACGGGTGACCAGCCCGGCGACGGCGACGGGGTCGATGTCGATGCTCATGGCGACTCCTTAAGTAGATACTTATAGACAACCATCGT
This Isoptericola jiangsuensis DNA region includes the following protein-coding sequences:
- a CDS encoding ArsR/SmtB family transcription factor; this encodes MTTRTTTAPGSPDAVFAALGDPVRRRLLLLLHDAGEATVGSLVAAVRAATAISQPAVSQHLRVLREAGLVRVRPDGTRRLYAVEPAGIDAARTWLATFTDPFAQPLDALGTEVARGRRERRRTGGVSGSPASGSSPADAARRGARRAG
- a CDS encoding SRPBCC family protein codes for the protein MSIDIDPVAVAGLVTREVRSGERDGSPTKIAVARRDYTAARGDVWDALTDPDRIPRWFLPVSGDLVEGGRYQLEGNAGGTVLRCQAPEAFAVTWEMGGGVSWVTVTLHPHDGGTVLELVHESPVEPEFWEQFGPGAVGVGWDLGLMGLGLHLASGDAVDPAAAQAWTVSDEGKAFVGASALGWAEAAVGDGDDPADAHAAAERTVAFYTTVPEA